A window of Pelagicoccus enzymogenes genomic DNA:
GAGGCCGATTTCCACCGTGATGACGTGGGACGCGAAATCGAGCACGAAGAAGATCATGCGAATGCCGATCCCCATGAGCGCTCCCACCACCAGCTCCTTGGCGAACCAAAGCGCTAAACTCCACACTTCCGTCGGCATGGCAATGTCCACATCGACCATCGGCAAAGCCATGACGGCAAACGCAGCCGCCAGCGTCACCTTGCCTACGATGGGAATCGACTTGTGTGAGAAGACAGGCGCAGCCATGAAGAGCCCGAGCACCCGCGTCAGGATCAACAAAAAGATAGCGATGTCTTCGATTGTCATCATCTAGTGAATACGTTTCCAGATTGGCCTGTTGCTCAGAAAGGAACCTCCGGAATCTTTTGGTAGATCTCGATGGTGAAGCCCATCAGCGTTTTAAGCAGCCAAGAGGAGCCAATGATCAGAATTCCTCCAACCGCGAAGAGCTTAGGAGCGAAAGACAGGGTCTGTTCCTGAATACTGGTGACGGACTGGATAAGGCTAATCACCAAGCCCACGACGATCGTCGTGATAAGGATCGGGCTAACCAGCATGAGCGCGTTGGTCACGGCCTGACGGAACAGTTCGATTGCGGTTTCGAGGTTCATATATTGAAGCTTTGTACCAGAGATTTAATTACGAGCGTCCAGCCATCGACGAGGACGAAGAGGAGCAGCTTGAAAGGGAGAGAAATGACCACAGGCGGCATCATCATCATACCCATGGCCATCAGCGTTGTGCCGACGAGGAAGTCGACCATG
This region includes:
- the fliQ gene encoding flagellar biosynthesis protein FliQ, which codes for MNLETAIELFRQAVTNALMLVSPILITTIVVGLVISLIQSVTSIQEQTLSFAPKLFAVGGILIIGSSWLLKTLMGFTIEIYQKIPEVPF